The proteins below are encoded in one region of Candidatus Obscuribacterales bacterium:
- a CDS encoding TIGR01777 family oxidoreductase has product MKVAITGATGFVGSRLVERLSQAGHSVVVFTRNLGHANRVFPSSSFPTVTNIAYTPTQAGEWQQAIAGCDGVVNLAGEPIAESRWTPERKRIILESRQLTTRLLVDAIAQADPKPSVLVSGSAIGYYGTSETASFDETSGAGNDFLAQVCQAWEAEAMRVKESGTRLVILRTGIVLGLEGGAIAKMITPFRLFAGGPLGTGKQWVSWIHRDDLVELIIQSLSQPSYEGVLNATAPNPVRMSEFCHVMGETLNRPSWLPVPEIALEALLGDAAKVVLEGQQVLPQRTQAAGFHYQFANLQAALRDVLG; this is encoded by the coding sequence ATGAAGGTTGCCATCACGGGTGCAACAGGATTTGTGGGAAGTCGTTTGGTTGAACGACTGAGCCAAGCGGGCCATTCTGTCGTGGTATTCACCCGCAACCTAGGTCATGCTAATCGGGTGTTTCCCTCGTCATCCTTTCCCACAGTTACCAACATTGCCTACACACCAACCCAGGCCGGCGAGTGGCAGCAGGCGATCGCGGGTTGTGATGGCGTAGTGAATTTGGCCGGTGAGCCCATTGCGGAGAGCCGCTGGACGCCGGAACGCAAGCGGATCATTTTAGAAAGCCGCCAACTGACGACCCGTTTACTGGTGGATGCGATCGCCCAAGCTGATCCAAAGCCGTCTGTTTTGGTCAGCGGGTCTGCCATTGGCTACTACGGCACCAGTGAAACCGCTAGTTTTGATGAAACCAGTGGAGCGGGGAATGATTTTCTGGCGCAGGTGTGCCAAGCCTGGGAAGCGGAAGCTATGCGTGTCAAAGAAAGCGGCACGCGGTTGGTGATTCTGCGCACGGGTATTGTACTTGGCCTAGAGGGAGGAGCGATCGCCAAGATGATTACCCCCTTTCGCCTTTTTGCAGGTGGACCCCTTGGGACTGGGAAGCAATGGGTGTCTTGGATCCATCGCGATGACCTTGTGGAACTGATCATCCAATCGCTCAGCCAGCCGAGCTACGAGGGTGTCCTCAATGCCACCGCTCCCAACCCCGTGCGGATGTCAGAGTTCTGCCATGTCATGGGCGAGACTCTCAACCGTCCTTCTTGGCTACCGGTGCCAGAGATTGCCCTAGAAGCGCTCCTAGGCGATGCTGCCAAGGTGGTGCTAGAGGGACAGCAGGTACTCCCTCAGCGAACTCAAGCGGCTGGATTTCACTATCAGTTTGCAAACCTTCAAGCAGCGTTGCGCGATGTTCTAGGCTAG
- the psb28 gene encoding photosystem II reaction center protein Psb28 — translation MTSSTPSIEFFEGISEELSGVSLRRDRQSGLRIVVLQFTRLKSIEQFNSYRKRFAKALRLTDGEGTILIEPSSVQFVFGGPEGDDLQRVECKIELDQEEHWERFQRFMDAYAAANGMEYGEPPT, via the coding sequence GTGACATCTTCTACTCCTTCCATCGAATTTTTTGAGGGGATCTCAGAAGAGCTGAGTGGCGTCAGCCTCCGACGCGATCGCCAATCGGGACTGCGCATCGTGGTGCTGCAGTTCACCCGCCTGAAGTCCATTGAGCAATTCAACAGCTACCGCAAGCGTTTTGCTAAGGCGCTGCGGCTAACGGATGGGGAAGGTACTATCCTCATAGAGCCGTCCTCGGTTCAATTTGTATTTGGTGGCCCGGAAGGTGACGATCTTCAGCGGGTGGAATGCAAAATTGAGCTAGATCAAGAGGAGCACTGGGAGCGGTTTCAGCGATTTATGGATGCCTACGCGGCAGCTAATGGCATGGAATATGGTGAACCGCCCACCTAA